One window from the genome of Oscillospiraceae bacterium encodes:
- a CDS encoding thiamine-binding protein, with the protein MKQPLASLAIQVLPRVENGDVIPIIDKVIVYLKGTGLNTFVGPFETTVEGDFDRLCEIAKECQLICLREGASSVSAYIKMVYNPSEGVWSIEKKVSKHHGA; encoded by the coding sequence ATGAAACAACCGCTCGCAAGTCTTGCGATCCAGGTACTCCCGCGTGTAGAGAACGGAGACGTCATCCCCATCATCGACAAAGTCATCGTCTATCTCAAAGGGACAGGCCTCAACACTTTCGTGGGCCCCTTCGAGACGACGGTGGAGGGCGATTTCGACAGGCTGTGCGAGATCGCCAAGGAGTGCCAGCTCATCTGCCTGCGCGAGGGAGCTTCGAGCGTGTCCGCCTATATCAAGATGGTCTATAACCCGTCCGAGGGAGTGTGGAGCATTGAGAAAAAAGTTTCGAAACACCACGGCGCCTAG
- a CDS encoding SH3 domain-containing protein: MSGLLTAASVSALAAEVKVGVVGASSLHLRQEPSTGAQSLETAENGEKVVVLEQEGDWYRVVYQGGEGYMHSDYLTVSLGADFPVGGGVITGSSVNFRKMPSTDATVLGRLDKDVQVEVVGVESGWYKVKSGDKTGYIHPDFLQIAKSVAEMVVEAANDVPLAEAADTDDEKAARRAEVVAYAKEFLGCKYRYGSMNGKTFDCSGFTSYVYKHFGYSLGRSASSQVSNGKKVASRDELKLGDVVLFRDPSINRGAASHVGIYVGKGQFIHSSSRGGGVKYNSLSDYYYNKYYIGARRIIN, from the coding sequence TTGAGCGGGTTGTTGACGGCGGCGTCTGTGTCGGCGCTGGCCGCCGAAGTGAAGGTGGGCGTCGTTGGCGCGAGTTCTCTGCATCTGCGTCAGGAACCGTCCACCGGCGCCCAGTCGCTGGAGACCGCCGAGAACGGCGAGAAGGTGGTGGTGCTGGAGCAGGAAGGCGACTGGTACCGGGTTGTGTACCAGGGCGGCGAGGGTTACATGCACAGCGACTACCTGACAGTCAGCCTGGGGGCGGATTTCCCGGTGGGGGGCGGTGTGATCACGGGTTCGTCGGTCAATTTCCGCAAAATGCCTTCGACGGACGCGACGGTGCTGGGGCGTTTAGACAAGGACGTACAGGTGGAGGTCGTCGGCGTCGAGAGCGGTTGGTACAAGGTCAAGTCCGGAGATAAGACCGGTTACATACATCCCGATTTCCTGCAGATCGCCAAATCGGTGGCCGAGATGGTGGTTGAGGCGGCGAACGACGTGCCGTTGGCTGAGGCGGCGGACACAGACGACGAAAAAGCGGCGCGCAGGGCCGAGGTCGTCGCTTACGCCAAGGAGTTCTTGGGGTGCAAGTACCGTTACGGGTCGATGAACGGCAAGACCTTTGACTGTTCGGGGTTTACCTCGTATGTGTACAAACATTTCGGCTATTCATTGGGGCGCAGCGCGTCGAGCCAGGTCTCCAACGGCAAAAAAGTCGCGAGCCGCGACGAGCTGAAGCTCGGTGACGTCGTACTCTTCCGCGACCCTTCCATCAACCGCGGCGCGGCCAGCCACGTGGGTATCTATGTGGGCAAGGGGCAGTTCATCCACAGTTCCTCCCGCGGCGGCGGCGTGAAGTACAATTCCCTGAGCGATTACTATTACAACAAATACTACATCGGAGCCCGCCGGATCATCAACTGA